DNA sequence from the Drosophila sechellia strain sech25 chromosome 3L, ASM438219v1, whole genome shotgun sequence genome:
TGGATATGCTTAAATTATTACATTTCGCCTTTTGCTATATGCCTTTATCGTCGAAGATTGATTGCGTTTGCCAAGTGTTTGAAAGGATACGAGCTATGGGAAGCAATTTCACTTGGCTCACATGACAACAGGCGCAATATTCAAACCCAGAACAGCCGCAATGTTTCTCAATCTCTTTGATTGAAGGGCCTCTGTACAATCGAGGAATTATGGGCGGAAAATAATGGAATGTAGTAGGGGTGAAAATATTATGGTTGCCATTTCAATTATGTAATTAATGTAATGGAATTGCAAATCTTAACGCACAGATAAGCAATTATAATGGCAAATTATTCCCTCTTCAAATAAGTGAATAGGATAAATGGTAGTTTAAATGCATTGAATTGCATTCTATAATAAGAATGCTGAGCAGGTCatatttaattgaatgcaTTTCCTTGCACCATTGTCACATGTGTGTATTTGTTTTGAAAGCGAAAGCTTGCAATTTTGCCATTGGAACAAAGtaactaaataaatacaagAGCACAAAATTAGGTCGttttatttgatatttaaaataaataaatatgtatttattttagaagtattaaatttatgaagaaATTCCATATATTACATACTTTTAAGAGCTGATAAACGACTTGTGGCACTTGCAACCGCACTGAAGTTGGCAAACTCATCGCCGCCGACACGCCGCCACTTGATCTGAGATTGTTCTTTGGCCAAATCCTCGGAAAGCCTCATCTAGCAAAGCCTCAAGCTTCGCACAGCTCTTCGCCAGCCGCTTCAATAAAGCGCTTGGacggaaaaaacaaaactttccCACGAGCCAAGCATTTTAGAGCGGGGATTCCGTGCGAAAAGCGGACTCTTTGCGGAGCAAAGTTGACGGCTTTGCTGGCCGTGGAGAGGAGGAGCTGCATTCTCTGGACCAGTCTGTGTGTCCTGCGTGCGTATGGTGTGTACACTTGGCATTAACATAATTCATATTTTGTATGTATTTGCATAATAATACAGCTGCTGATGTGCCAGAATCAGGAGCGGAATCCGCACAGAAGCGTCTTTTCTGCTCTGGCCTTTTGGCTGCCACGTCCAGTGTGTATTCCCAGTCTCCTGCCCTCCAACTTCCCGTCACCCACGtcctgcaccaccacccactgcccACGCTGCTGTTGACAAATGGAATACAATCGACCACACCCACAACAGCACCACCGCCCCTCTTTCTTATGGAAAATCGAGCCAGTGTTGGCAATCGCctaaatttttgaaaataatatCAACATTTCTAACTTGCAACCTTTTCTATCTACTTAtgataatttcaattttatttactagtttttttaattttttttattgatttaaagCCCAATTTCCTTTAAGCCCGATTAATATATAACGCAtacagttttaaatttaaattttaaacaagTCTATTAGGGAATGTCAGCTCCAAATGTTGccaaaaatacaaattgcCATCCCTGTCAGCTGTAGAGATTTGAACAAGAAAGAAACAGACACACATGAGCTTTCTCCTAAGAAGTGGGCGGTAGTGGGCGTACTTCGGGGGAGTGGCACCCCGCCCGCATAAATTCATGAATACTTATGGTTAGTTCCCAAGCGCATCACAAACTACTGCTGTTGGACTTTCTGGTGGGCGGTCGCAGGCGGAATTGTCATGTTTCCCGCTTGTATTGCACTGACATCTGGGGGACATAATTCGTTGACACACtctcacatacacacacaacacattggagcacacacacacacacacacaacacattGGAGCACACACAATGCCAAGAACAACATTTATTTGTGCGCTTGTgtcttttatatataaattgtgAACGGACTTTGCTGGtcggttttccttttttccggTTTGCTTGTGTCGAAAGTGCACTAAATGCGTTTAATACAAAAAGCTTCAAAGAGAAATTGCTAAGAACTCGGAATGCAAACACAAGTTCAAGTGCATTTATCGTTTTAAGCTGTTTTCATAAGCCATACAAAAAAGTGGAATATTCGGCAGCATAACTATAAAGGACGATTCTGCTGTCCTGGTCAAAAACCAATCATACACAAAATGTAGCCAAACAAATGCTAAGGTTTTAATTTCAGCACATCACCAAAAggttttccctttttgcaCTCGAATGCACGAAAATGATTGCAAAAACATCCTGCGAAATCCTTCAGATCCATATGTCTTAAAACATGATACAATACATAACATGCGTGCATTACCCATAgactatatataataatattcaatattATTACATAAattctatatttattttgaatatagATCAACAATCAATGATTTGCTTGCCATGGAAACTCATTGAACACGCTTAAAAGCCTtctgcaaatgaaaatgactaaggaaaaacaaacagtCACGTGTACTCCGCCAACCGGGCCccaataatttattaatttttcccAGGGGTATTCAGCCCCCGACTTTCACAGGTTTCACTTTCACAGCCCCCCTTACACGATTTCCCCGTATACAGATTGCACATGTCCTGGGTGGCGGGGCTTCCTGATTCCCCTGCTCAACGAAGCGTTAAAATGCCACCATTAAAAATCAATGTTTAAAGATTTATGAGCTCGACAAAGTGTTAATTACCAGGTAAGAGCAAGGTTAAGACAAAAGGCAAGGGAGAAGCAAAAGCAGAGGCtgagcccaaaaaaaaaaaggaaaagtccTTGCACGAAGGCGTGTACTCAAAAACATAAGAGCGAATAAGCCGAAAAGCTACCAACTTGACCTTTAGCCTTTAACTTATTGTTTATTCAGCCTTTTGCGTATCTGTTTGCgggaaagtggaaaaataaattgaaaccTTTTCGTCGCTGCACACGTATAGTTTTTCATCCAAGAGCTATTAATATTCATCAATTATTCAGTAATTGCTGGTTGATACATGAGGAGTTCATTTAAACGGGTCAGCTCAAACGAAAACTGTTTGGGTTCAAATAGAACTAATAAAAACTAGATACATAATTAAACACATTGATTGATGTGACAGGGGTTAGAAGGTCAATCATATTCAAAATGTTAAAGGATTTTAAGCGAATGACATGCACTTAAATACACAAAAGCTGAAACGttatataaatacaatatACAAACAATTTGGGTTCTCATTGGCTATGATTTAATGCGAAATACCTAATTAAGAAAAATCCACAAAATTAGTAATAACACTCTGTTTAAAAGTAATATGCCTAATGAAGAGCTAAACGTGGAAATGAGATAAAAGTCTTGGCCACTGTTGGAGCCTAAAATATATCTTCTAATCCACTTTTAAAATCCGCCCCAaggtgaaaataaaaacataaatgtATAATGTAAAAATCTCCTTTTACAATAGAATACCCGTATCAGGCCAGCGAAAACCGTGAAAAACTTTACTTTTAATCAGACCAAAACAAAAGGAGcgaaaataaaagcaaacaaaatagCTGGAAAAACCGGCGTCAATTTGCAAGGACAccaaagaacaaaaaaaacgaTACAGAATGGGAAGCCGAAAAGTAACAGAAAATGGGGAAAGACGAGGGCTCATAATTCCAcggccaaaaggaaaattcaACGACAGCTGCAAGGAGTGAAATAGGAAAATCAACAACCGAAATACGTAAAAAGATGCCAGGCAGCAGTTTTCCGTTACTTTTACTGCCGGCGTTTCTGTTTGTTTCTattttcatgcatattttttgttgtatttttactctattttcatttttgtagTTCACCCACATAAGCTGCGAGGGACACGTGAGGTTTCCCAGCGACAAAAGTACGAAATATGTGGGCATAATATACAtattgtacatatgtgtgtgtgtgtgcccacACCCGCctgtctgtgtgcgtgtgaagGACGAACGAAGCGCCTCAAAATATGCTTCAACTACTAAAGAAGCCATAAAGCAACAGCCATCAGTCAGCAGTCAAACGGGTCCCGCCcacaatttttataattttttatattttttccttttattattaccctgtaaatttctatcgatttgcaaaaaaactttttgccacgcccactctacgcccttttttttttttttttcagtatttgaacgatgatgtttttattatttgatcaacgcactgttacccatgcggcaacttaatttgatctgcttaaattattttattttacaatatgtcttggttacttaagactaacagatttttaatcctaaaaatgatagggagaattataatagttgatataacataataattactatttatttgaatattctaatgaattttaaaaactaagactttctaggtcaaaaccaggtcagggaggtcttgagggtggtgtcgcttgagtcttcttttgactctagtccgagggtcagcattgaccacagctgcagttcctagctTCCTTGCTAGGCTGTTGGGGTGTACAACTCTACGCCCTAAAGTCaacaagtttttaaattttttctcattttattccccaatatctatcgatatcccagaaaaattatgaaaattcgCGTTCGcatcacactagctgagtaacgggtatctgatagtcgggaaactcgactatagcattctctcttgtttttgttgtgtttaTATATCCATTTCTGAACTGGGAACACATTTTCCAGGACACGGCTCGAACCGGGCTCGATTGCAACCAAGAGGTTGTACGCTCCGTTCGAGTTGCAGGGGAAAGTTTAAGATGCGATGGGTATGTTAAAAAGTCGGTTGTAAGGGAAAAAGGATTTTATCGATTCCCCTCTATGCTAACATTAAATCCTACaaagtatttaaatatatatttggtaaatacaaaattaaataagtattaagtttatattatatctttatttatatttatttttaaatcttaCTGTAAGCAAGAGTTAAGTATTgtaattacaaataaaacagCAAAATTAgatatataacataataatataaatataattataaaaaatagtgGAAAGGGAACAGTTCTTTAGATTGTGTGTTAAAATTGTGGTACTGGACAAGTACCAACGTTTTTTAAGCTTCTTGCAAAAAcaatcattttttaaaaacaatcgTTTCTACATGCATGTTGACGTAAAAATTACATCTCTCTACGTCAATTTGTTGTATATCAGTAAGCAATTGTTTGTGATACCAAAAATTCCCTTTTACGATAAGATAGAAACTCAAAATCGTCTGTTTTTCTGGAAGTATACTTTTATGGTATAGAACTTGGCCTTTATGGAAACGAAGAATCAAAAATTAGTGGTAATATTTatgataaaacataaaactggTGATGGGAATTATCCTTTatggaaaaggaaaatattttctttcgTGCAAATATGTACTTTACTCACGTAAGGTATAAAACAAATGTATGTACTTGACAAACgcgtaaaatgtaaaataatgATTCCTTGTCTTTCGAACGCTATTTAGATTTAGAGCTCAACAAATAATAGAAATGGCAAAGAGGGCTTATTGAGCCCATATAAATCGTTAAAGGATATACCAAGTTGTATTATTGGCCAATTGAGAGAGTTCAATTAAAGACTGGCCCACACTGAAGAAGACCCGATTACttaaattttgtaaaaatCTGTCACCTTTAAGGCCGCAGATCTTCGTAAAATACTATCGTTAATCCTTCAGGGTAATAAAAGTGAGTTtgttaattcttttttttttcgatttacTTGAGAAAGCTGCTGTACCTGCCAGACCTCATGTCTACCTGTTAGCGTTTAAGATTCGGTCAATAGCACCTGGTTCAGATATGTACCAACACCTGCTCATTCTTGCTACCTAGGGTATTTTGCAATCTcaacttatatataaaatcaTCGGATCGACTCACCCAACATCAGAAAGTTTTCTAGCATGGCCCGTCGAACACAATCGCGCTATATCTTTGACATCGAGGATAACTTCCGAGTTTTTCGCCACCAGTTTTTCGTCAACGGTGCAAGGAGAGCGGATTGCACCACCTGTGAAAGTCGAGTGCCAGTCAGCGAACCATATCATCATCACTGGCGAAATGATATCGAAAACAATAGAAGCTATTGCATTCAAATTGGTTCGGAGGAAAAAAATATCCTGAAGAGGATCGAGGACCAGGCCATCGAAGAGTTTATCCTGTGTGATGGAAGCATTGTGGCCAGGACCAACGACTTTCTTCTGGATGCTGGGATGGATGCAGTTCCTCAACTGCTGCGATTTTTAAGTTTCGGTACCGAAAAATTGGAGGCAACAGTTGGATTCTACGTGGATGTGAAGAAGGAGCGAATGTACTACGAAAGCAGTCCGTTAAATATCGAAAACCATTTTGATATTGGTGAGGCGGTGGATATGATATTCTCCATGCTGCTGGAGAAGATCAGCAACTATGTGCTGCTCCATCAGAAGGTTCCACTGGAGGCGTGTGTCATCAGAAGGATGAAGGTGACGGTCAAGAGATTTTGCATCTCCCCTAAAAGCAATTCTCTGAAACTGCCTTTGCAGTACCGAGTAAAAAACGCAACAGAAGTCATTGGAAATGGAAGTAACAAACATTCCTTCGATTTATCACAGCTTTCTGAAACTTATATAAATCAAAAGGACCGAAATCAACATATTCCGGCTaatctaaaaataaacttGTACACTTTTCGGGTCTGCAGCACCTCCAAGGAATTATATGCAGTGCCATATCTGCTCCGTGGCGATGATGTCGAAAATACACCCACCTTCATTATTCAAACGGATGTAGTTGGTGATTTTCAAGGGTTACTTCAGATCCGAAATATTAGAAAGTTCCTGCGTGTGGATACCCATGATCGGGTATTCGAGTGCCGCCAGTGCCAATCCCACTTTGTGGACCGGGTGCACCTGGCGCTCCACAAGCAGATCGCCTGTGGCAGAAACTTTATGGTGTGGTACATGGACAAGGACGCCATCGAGTTGCACGAGAATTGCTTGCCTCTGCCAAAGGAGTACTTCAAATATGAGTGGGTCGGATTGGCAAGAAAGCGAATTTAGAGTACTATTAGATCATAATTCGAGATAGaacttaataaattattaaaatgcataaaatgttttttgaaTTCTGATTTTTGGGATAATTATTctttttctaaaaatatttccGAACGATATTTTGAAATCCGTAGTATTTTGCAGTCACTACAActttttggtatatttatatttttaaatttaaagac
Encoded proteins:
- the LOC6618340 gene encoding protein terminus — encoded protein: MARRTQSRYIFDIEDNFRVFRHQFFVNGARRADCTTCESRVPVSEPYHHHWRNDIENNRSYCIQIGSEEKNILKRIEDQAIEEFILCDGSIVARTNDFLLDAGMDAVPQLLRFLSFGTEKLEATVGFYVDVKKERMYYESSPLNIENHFDIGEAVDMIFSMLLEKISNYVLLHQKVPLEACVIRRMKVTVKRFCISPKSNSLKLPLQYRVKNATEVIGNGSNKHSFDLSQLSETYINQKDRNQHIPANLKINLYTFRVCSTSKELYAVPYLLRGDDVENTPTFIIQTDVVGDFQGLLQIRNIRKFLRVDTHDRVFECRQCQSHFVDRVHLALHKQIACGRNFMVWYMDKDAIELHENCLPLPKEYFKYEWVGLARKRI